A part of Lathyrus oleraceus cultivar Zhongwan6 unplaced genomic scaffold, CAAS_Psat_ZW6_1.0 chrUn0238, whole genome shotgun sequence genomic DNA contains:
- the LOC127112997 gene encoding uncharacterized protein LOC127112997 has translation MDRSWMQKNRLSEEYKKGVLEFLKFAETNLPESNGRFHCPCAKCVNIAPLEAHIVWEHLGVNGICQNYTKWIWHGELSDAPKASPKEEFDVEMGDRLEDMIRDIGQDSFQRANIHDTLCNDSKIPLYPNCKNFTRLSAVLRLFNLKAINSWTDKSFTQLLELLKEMLPEENMLPNRAYEAKKILCPMGIEYKKIHACPNDCILYWKDNEEKEKCPKCMTSRYKKKSDDEGCDVTTKGPPAKVLWYLPIIPRFKRLFGNLNDAKNIRWHAEERKCDGKIRHPADSLQWKKVDTLFPDFGIEPRNLRLGLSTDGMNPYGSLSSNHSSWPVLLIIYNLSPWLCMKRKHVMLSMMISGPKQPGNDIDVYLSPLIDDLRKLWDEGIDVFDSFSNETFKLRAMLFCTINDFPAYGNLSGYKVKGHKACPICEKDTCYHQLEKGKKTVYLGHRRFLNHNHPYRRLKKAFNGYQEYKVAPKALTGEEVYHRVRNISVSFGKKQKKITSNNIWKKSSVFFDLPYWSSLDVRHCIDVMHVEKNVCDSVIGTLLNIQGKTKDGLNSRLDMVKMKIREELAPQPRGNKTYLPPACHTLSKEEKRKFCQCLQGVKVPNGYSSNVKSLVSIQDLKLIGLKSHDCHILMQQLLPVAIRGILPKNVRHAITRLCLFFNDICNQVIDPDKLDEMENESIIILCQLEMFFPPSFFDIMVHLIVHLVREIRLCGPVYLRWMYPFERYMKILKGYVKNYYRPEASIVERYITEEAIEFCTDYLSDAKPVGLPKSRHDGRCDGKGTRLKVKHMGEGEVFQAHLYILNNTDEVHPYLSTHQTIVKAKNPRMTEKWVLKEHNRTFSKWFKTKIMNDDNASDTLKFLAYEPSFNVLCWSGYDINKFSFCTKSQDDKSTMQNSGVMITASSMHFSSSKDKNPVLASTAYFGVIEEIWELNYVKFKVPIFKCKWVNSNNGVQTDELGFTLVDLDKVGYKDEPFIMAAQAVQVFYVKDPSNTRWSVVLQRRNMNYSDENEDSTLDIDHNTSFSTQRPYFNDENEVDDVYAIRYDHQEGILEDNNK, from the coding sequence ATGGATCGTAGTTGGATGCAAAAAAATCGCCTATCCGAGGAGTATAAGAAAGGAGTGTTAGAGTTTTTGAAATTTGCTGAAACTAATCTTCCTGAAAGTAATGGAAGATTTCACTGTCCTTGTGCTAAGTGTGTAAATATTGCACCTTTAGAGGCTCACATCGTATGGGAACACTTAGGAGTTAACGGGATTTGTCAAAATTATACAAAGTGGATATGGCATGGTGAATTGTCTGACGCGCCAAAGGCCTCTCCTAAAGAAGAGTTTGATGTAGAGATGGGTGATCGTCTAGAAGATATGATCCGTGATATTGGACAAGACTCTTTTCAACGGGCAAATATACATGATACTCTTTGCAATGACAGTAAAATCCCTTTGTATCCAAATTGTAAAAACTTCACACGACTGTCGGCTGTGCTAAGATTGTTCAATTTGAAGGCGATTAATAGTTGGACAGATAAAAGCTTCACACAATTGTTAGAGTTGTTGAAGGAAATGTTACCGGAAGAAAACATGTTGCCGAACCGGGCCTATGAGGCAAAAAAGATATTATGTCCAATGGGTATAGAATATAAGAAAATACACGCATGCCCTAATGACTGCATATTGTATTGGAAAGATAATGAAGAGAAAGAAAAATGTCCCAAGTGCATGACATCACGCTATAAGAAGAAGAGTGATGATGAAGGTTGTGATGTGACCACAAAGGGTCCTCCAGCAAAGGTGTTATGGTACCTTCCAATTATTCCAAGGTTTAAGCGATTGTTTGGTAATTTAAATGATGCGAAGAATATTAGATGGCATGCAGAAGAAAGGAAGTGTGATGGAAAAATTCGGCATCCAGCCGACTCTTTGCAATGGAAGAAGGTTGATACTTTATTTCCAGACTTTGGCATTGAACCAAGAAACCTTAGGCTTGGACTTTCTACTGATGGAATGAATCCATATGGTAGTTTAAGTAGTAACCATAGTTCATGGCCCGTTCTCTTGATTATCTATAATTTATCTCCTTGGTTGTGCATGAAGAGGAAACATGTTATGTTATCTATGATGATTTCTGGACCAAAACAACCAGGAAATGACATAGATGTTTATCTAAGCCCGTTGATTGATGACTTAAGAAAGTTGTGGGATGAAGGAATTGATGTATTTGATAGTTTTTCAAATGAAACTTTCAAATTGCGGGCTATGTTATTTTGCACCATCAATGACTTTCCAGCTTATGGTAACTTGTCTGGTTATAAAGTTAAGGGGCATAAAGCATGCCCTATATGTGAAAAAGATACATGCTACCATCAATTAGAGAAAGGAAAAAAGACTGTTTACCTTGGACACCGAAGATTTCTTAATCATAATCACCCATATCGAAGATTGAAAAAGGCTTTTAATGGATATCAGGAGTATAAAGTTGCCCCAAAGGCCTTAACTGGAGAAGAAGTCTATCATCGGGTGAGGAACATAAGTGTTAGTTTtggaaaaaaacaaaaaaagatTACAAGTAATAATATATGGAAGAAGAGTTCAGTGTTCTTTGACCTTCCATATTGGTCCAGTCTTGATGTAAGACATTGTATTGATGTAATGCATGTGGAAAAAAATGTGTGTGATAGTGTAATCGGAACACTTCTTAATATTCAAGGTAAGACCAAAGATGGTTTAAATTCTCGTTTAGATATGGTTAAGATGAAAATAAGAGAGGAGTTAGCTCCTCAACCAAGAGGTAACAAAACCTATTTGCCACCGGCGTGTCATACATTGTCAAAAGAAGAGAAAAGAAAATTTTGCCAGTGTCTACAAGGTGTGAAAGTGCCAAATGGATACTCCTCAAATGTCAAAAGTCTCGTGTCAATACAAGATCTCAAACTAATTGGTTTAAAATCTCACGATTGCCACATTTTGATGCAACAACTACTACCTGTGGCTATTCGTGGCATCTTGCCAAAAAATGTCCGACATGCCATAACTAGATTGTGCTTATTCTTTAATGATATTTGTAACCAAGTGATTGACCCTGATAAATTGGACGAGATGGAAAACGAGTCAATTATTATCTTGTGTCAGTTGGAGATGTtttttcctccttcattttttGACATCATGGTTCACTTGATTGTTCATCTAGTTAGAGAGATTAGATTGTGTGGTCCTGTTTATTTAAGGTGGATGTATCCTTTTGAACGATACATGAAGATATTGAAAGGCTATGTGAAGAATTATTATCGTCCTGAAGCATCTATTGTTGAAAGGTACATCACAGAAGAAGCCATTGAATTTTGTACAGACTATTTGTCAGATGCAAAACCTGTAGGACTACCCAAGTCTCGTCATGATGGAAGATGTGACGGTAAGGGTACACGTCTAAAGGTTAAGCATATGGGCGAAGGGGAAGTTTTTCAAGCACATTTGTATATATTGAATAACACTGACGAGGTTCATCCATACTTGAGTACACATCAAACCATTGTCAAAGCTAAAAACCCTCGTATGACTGAAAAATGGGTGTTGAAAGAGCATAACAGAACATTCTCAAAATGGTTTAAAACCAAGATTATGAATGATGATAATGCTTCTGATACATTAAAGTTTCTAGCATACGAGCCTAGCTTTAATGTTTTATGTTGGAGTGGGTACGATATAAATAAGTTTTCTTTTTGTACAAAATCACAGGATGACAAGAGTACCATGCAAAATAGTGGGGTAATGATAACAGCTTCTTCAATGCACTTTTCTAGTTCAAAGGATAAAAACCCTGTCTTGGCATCCACAGCTTACTTTGGCGTTATAGAAGAGATATGGGAGCTCAATTATGTTAAGTTTAAAGTTCCTATTTTTAAATGTAAATGGGTTAATAGTAACAATGGTGTGCAAACTGATGAATTAGGATTTACATTGGTGGACCTTGATAAGGTAGGATATAAGGATGAACCTTTTATCATGGCAGCTCAAGCAGTACAAGTATTTTATGTAAAGGATCCCTCGAACACTAGGTGGTCTGTTGTCCTCCAAAGAAGAAACATGAATTATAGTGATGAAAATGAAGATTCAACTCTAGACATTGATCACAATACTTCTTTTTCAACACAAAGGCCTTATTTTAATGATGAAAATGAAGTTGATGATGTTTATGCCATTCGTTATGATCATCAAGAAGGGATTTTGGAGGATAATAACAAATAA
- the LOC127112996 gene encoding uncharacterized protein LOC127112996, which yields MDKPSSSSPKKKKTRGVTALLRFIAKLPDGEKYQIDFDPDTFQPIGQYAAKFKSYLSFIARSKVSINEKQWKKISDKLKDVIWDDITCKFTCPTDKEFRKHWFVYMGERLKQFKTLLSNVYIFGKGDKHGNTTPFEKYKFIKEEDWDLFVQTRQKEDFQEKRLKGKTHASKNIHPHILSRGGYEKLRATVMEERRKKVIEEAKGDESLMVDPPELKRYEAWLMARQKPSGNFTSEATNLVASKIIFTDTSSYEKESIDHIRQLWAQFFLQKVEEQENQEKKDLMTKQKRLKKTYI from the exons ATGGATAAACCATCTAGCTCTTCACCAAAAAAAAAGAAGACTAGAGGTGTCACAGCATTGCTACGTTTCATTGCCAAACTTCCTGATGGTGAAAAATACCAAATTGATTTTGATCCTGATACCTTCCAACCCATTGGTCAGTATGCTGCAAAGTTTAAAAGTTATTTGTCATTCATTGCACGTAGCAAGGTTAGTATAAATGAAAAGCAATGGAAAAAGATAAGCGATAAGTTGAAGGACGTGATATGGGACGATATCACG TGTAAGTTCACTTGCCCCACTGATAAAGAATTTAGGAAGCATTGGTTTGTTTATATGGGGGAACGATTGAAGCAATTTAAGACATTGCTCTCAAATGTCTATATATTTGGGAAAGGAGATAAGCATGGAAATACAACTCCATTTGAAAAGTATAAATTTATCAAAGAAGAAGATTGGGATTTGTTTGTCCAGACTCGACAAAAAGAAGATTTTCAA GAGAAAAGGCTAAAAGGAAAGACACATGCATCAAAGAATATCCACCCTCATATTTTGTCTCGTGGTGGTTATGAAAAACTTAGGGCCACCGTAATGGAAGAGAGGAGGAAAAAAGTGATTGAAGAGGCCAAAGGTGATGAAAGTTTGATGGTTGACCCTCCCGAACTAAAGCGATATGAGGCATGGTTGATGGCTCGACAGAAGCCATCGGGAAATTTTACATCTGAGGCAACAAACTTAGTAGCATCTAAGATT ATATTCACAGACACCTCATCATATGAAAAAGAGTCAATTGATCACATCCGACAACTTTGGGCTCAATTCTTTTTGCAAAAGGTTGAAGAGCAAGAGAACCAGGAAAAGAAAGATTTAATGACAAAACAGAAGCGATTAAAAAAAActtatatatag